From the Synechococcus sp. HK01-R genome, one window contains:
- the rsfS gene encoding ribosome silencing factor, with amino-acid sequence MDEANSAVAALDSHQLAELAADACDDRKATDIEMIRVDEVSSLADWLVIAGGQSDVQVRAIARSVEDRLELEAGRLPLRKEGINEGRWALLDYGELIVHILQPGERGYYDLEAFWGHGERRSFVASGSDQGS; translated from the coding sequence ATGGATGAAGCCAATTCCGCAGTGGCGGCTTTAGACAGTCACCAGCTGGCGGAACTTGCGGCGGATGCCTGTGATGACCGCAAAGCCACCGACATCGAGATGATTCGGGTGGATGAAGTCTCGAGCTTGGCCGACTGGCTGGTGATCGCTGGTGGGCAGAGCGATGTGCAAGTGCGAGCAATCGCTCGTTCCGTCGAAGACCGCCTTGAGCTTGAGGCCGGTCGCCTCCCCCTCCGCAAGGAGGGGATCAATGAGGGGCGCTGGGCCTTGCTCGACTACGGCGAGCTGATCGTGCACATCCTCCAACCCGGAGAGCGGGGCTATTACGACCTCGAAGCCTTCTGGGGTCACGGCGAACGGCGAAGCTTCGTAGCGTCTGGGTCGGATCAGGGCAGCTGA
- a CDS encoding DUF3318 domain-containing protein, translating into MSELQRLKGLLPPEMQSWVFVEAAAAVEPPLITLEEIGRDEVEIQVDLESWDNLALDHRNLLFWHEVGRVQNDTIPRDGWEMAALAIGLGGAIGELWVQDGLLLLMALGLSGFAGYRLYLKNNAEKRLRDAIAADERAIDLACRFGYSVPNAYKSLGGALKDLIEQTRKKKKRSFYEDRLEALRKSAGKARAEMAQQQGSRQSVSSENVYG; encoded by the coding sequence ATGAGCGAGCTCCAGCGCCTGAAGGGGCTGCTGCCCCCGGAGATGCAGAGCTGGGTGTTCGTGGAGGCGGCAGCAGCCGTAGAACCTCCACTCATCACGCTGGAAGAGATTGGCCGGGATGAGGTGGAGATCCAGGTGGATCTCGAATCCTGGGACAACTTGGCTCTCGATCACCGCAACCTGCTCTTCTGGCACGAAGTCGGTCGTGTACAGAACGACACGATTCCCAGGGATGGCTGGGAGATGGCGGCCCTCGCCATTGGCCTTGGGGGCGCCATTGGAGAGTTGTGGGTTCAGGACGGGCTTCTTTTGCTGATGGCCCTTGGTCTCTCCGGCTTCGCCGGCTACCGCCTGTACCTCAAGAACAATGCTGAGAAGCGTCTGCGCGATGCGATCGCCGCTGACGAGCGGGCGATCGATCTTGCTTGCCGTTTTGGATACAGCGTTCCAAATGCTTACAAAAGCCTGGGAGGAGCTCTGAAAGATCTGATCGAGCAGACCCGCAAGAAGAAGAAGCGCAGTTTCTACGAAGATCGGCTTGAGGCTCTGCGCAAGAGTGCAGGGAAGGCAAGGGCTGAAATGGCCCAGCAACAGGGTTCACGTCAATCTGTTAGCAGCGAGAACGTTTATGGATGA
- the carB gene encoding carbamoyl-phosphate synthase large subunit: MPRRSDLRRILLLGSGPIVIGQACEFDYSGTQACKALRADGFEVVLVNSNPASIMTDPDMADRTYVEPLTPEVVTRVIERERPDALLPTMGGQTALNLAVALAENGTLDRFGVELIGADLQAIRKAEDRQLFKQAMERIGVKVCPSGIASSLEEADAVGAAIGSYPRIIRPAFTLGGSGGGIAYNPEEYAAICKSGLEASPVSQILIEQSLLGWKEFELEVMRDLADNVVIVCSIENLDPMGVHTGDSITVAPAQTLTDREYQRLRDQSIAIIREIGVATGGSNIQFAINPADGDVVVIEMNPRVSRSSALASKATGFPIAKIAARLAVGYTLDEILNDITGKTPACFEPTIDYVVTKIPRFAFEKFRGSPAVLTTAMKSVGEAMAIGRCFEESFQKALRSLETGLAGWGCDRSEPSFTSAELERSLRTPSPDRILAVRSAMVAGRSDEEIHQLSKIDPWFLAKLRRLIEAEQRLLQGRSFDQISAESLLELKQLGYSDRQIAFATSTKELEVRSRRESLGVIPVFKTVDTCAAEFASTTPYHYSTYERPVQRLSADGALELLSPASEVLPEQRRKVMILGGGPNRIGQGIEFDYCCCHASFAAQERGFATVMVNSNPETVSTDYDSSDRLYFEPLTLEDVLNVIEAERPEGVIVQFGGQTPLKLALPLLDWLDSPRGRTIGTRILGTSPGSIDRAEDREQFEAILRQLEIRQPRNGLARSEEEARRVAASVGYPVVVRPSYVLGGRAMEVVFDESELDRYMVEAVQVEPEHPVLIDQYLENAIEVDVDALCDSSGYVVIGGLMEHIEPAGIHSGDSACCLPSVSLGAEALTVIRQWTEALALALQVQGLINLQFAVQRDGNGEEVVYIIEANPRASRTVPFVAKATGQPLARIATRLMTGETLADVGVVEEPKPPLQAVKEAVLPFRRFPGADSLLGPEMRSTGEVMGSAGGFGMAYAKAELAAGDGLPTAGTVFLSTHDRDKQALVPVAARLIELGFQLTATAGTAKVLSAAGLQVTPVLKVHEGRPNIEDRIRSAGVQLVINTPIGRQAAHDDRYIRRAALDYSVPTVTTLAGARAAVEGIAALQQQQLEIHALQDVHAGATGR, from the coding sequence ATGCCCCGGCGGTCTGATCTGCGTCGCATTCTGCTGCTGGGTTCAGGTCCGATCGTGATCGGTCAGGCCTGCGAGTTTGATTACTCCGGCACCCAGGCCTGCAAGGCCCTGCGGGCCGATGGATTTGAGGTTGTTCTGGTCAATTCCAACCCCGCCTCGATCATGACCGATCCGGACATGGCGGATCGGACCTATGTCGAGCCTCTGACGCCTGAGGTGGTGACGCGGGTGATCGAACGAGAGCGACCGGATGCCCTCTTGCCAACGATGGGCGGTCAGACCGCCCTCAACTTGGCTGTGGCCTTGGCTGAGAACGGAACCCTGGACCGTTTTGGGGTTGAACTGATCGGTGCAGATCTGCAGGCAATTCGCAAGGCCGAGGATCGGCAGCTCTTCAAGCAAGCCATGGAGCGGATCGGCGTCAAGGTCTGCCCCTCAGGCATCGCTTCAAGCCTCGAGGAAGCGGATGCTGTTGGCGCAGCAATCGGCAGTTATCCACGGATCATTCGACCAGCCTTCACTCTTGGGGGCAGCGGTGGCGGCATCGCCTACAACCCAGAGGAATACGCGGCGATTTGCAAAAGCGGCCTTGAGGCCAGCCCTGTGTCGCAAATTCTGATTGAGCAGTCTCTTCTCGGTTGGAAGGAATTTGAGCTCGAAGTCATGCGGGATCTGGCAGACAACGTTGTGATTGTCTGCAGCATCGAAAATCTGGATCCGATGGGTGTGCATACCGGTGACTCGATCACCGTGGCACCGGCTCAAACCCTGACCGATCGGGAGTATCAGCGGCTGAGGGATCAGTCGATCGCGATTATTCGAGAGATCGGTGTTGCCACCGGCGGCAGCAACATCCAATTCGCCATCAACCCCGCCGATGGCGATGTGGTGGTGATTGAAATGAATCCTCGCGTGAGCCGTTCTTCGGCTCTCGCCAGTAAAGCCACCGGGTTCCCGATCGCCAAGATCGCTGCTCGTTTGGCGGTGGGATACACCCTCGACGAAATCCTCAACGACATCACCGGTAAGACGCCGGCTTGTTTTGAGCCGACGATCGATTACGTCGTGACCAAAATCCCACGGTTTGCTTTTGAGAAATTCCGTGGTTCCCCTGCGGTGCTCACCACGGCGATGAAATCCGTGGGTGAAGCCATGGCCATCGGTCGCTGTTTCGAAGAATCGTTCCAGAAGGCGTTGCGATCTCTTGAAACGGGGCTTGCAGGTTGGGGCTGTGATCGTTCAGAGCCGTCCTTCACGTCCGCTGAACTGGAACGCAGCCTGCGCACACCTTCTCCAGATCGGATCTTGGCTGTGAGGTCAGCGATGGTTGCCGGTCGCTCGGATGAGGAGATCCATCAGCTCAGCAAAATCGATCCCTGGTTCCTGGCCAAGCTGCGCAGGTTGATCGAAGCCGAACAACGACTTCTTCAGGGCCGCAGCTTCGATCAGATCAGTGCAGAGTCGCTCTTGGAGCTCAAGCAGCTTGGCTATTCCGATCGTCAGATTGCTTTCGCTACCAGCACCAAAGAACTCGAGGTGCGAAGTCGGCGGGAATCCCTCGGGGTGATCCCTGTGTTCAAAACGGTGGACACCTGCGCGGCCGAATTTGCCTCCACGACTCCGTATCACTATTCGACCTATGAGCGGCCGGTCCAGAGGCTCTCAGCCGATGGCGCCCTTGAGCTTTTATCTCCGGCATCTGAGGTGCTGCCCGAGCAACGACGCAAGGTGATGATTCTTGGCGGTGGGCCCAATCGGATTGGGCAGGGAATTGAATTCGATTACTGCTGTTGCCACGCCTCCTTTGCTGCCCAGGAGCGTGGCTTTGCCACGGTGATGGTGAACAGCAATCCAGAGACTGTCTCCACCGATTACGACAGCAGTGACCGTCTCTATTTCGAACCGCTCACCCTCGAAGATGTGCTCAATGTCATTGAGGCAGAGCGGCCAGAAGGCGTGATTGTTCAGTTTGGTGGCCAGACCCCTCTCAAGCTGGCCCTGCCGTTGCTCGATTGGCTGGATAGTCCTCGGGGCAGAACGATCGGTACCCGGATTCTCGGCACCTCACCAGGCTCGATCGATCGAGCTGAAGACCGGGAACAGTTCGAGGCGATTTTGCGTCAGCTGGAGATTCGTCAACCTCGCAATGGCCTCGCCCGCAGTGAGGAAGAGGCACGTCGTGTCGCAGCGTCCGTTGGTTACCCCGTTGTGGTCCGCCCTTCTTATGTGCTGGGTGGGCGCGCGATGGAGGTGGTCTTTGATGAGTCGGAGCTCGATCGCTACATGGTTGAGGCTGTGCAGGTGGAGCCCGAGCACCCTGTACTCATCGATCAATACCTTGAAAACGCGATCGAGGTGGATGTTGATGCCCTCTGTGATTCCAGCGGATATGTTGTGATCGGAGGACTGATGGAGCACATCGAGCCGGCGGGAATTCACTCCGGTGATTCCGCCTGCTGCTTGCCCTCTGTGTCGCTCGGGGCTGAGGCTCTCACTGTCATTCGTCAATGGACCGAGGCGCTTGCTCTCGCCCTTCAAGTGCAGGGACTGATCAATCTGCAGTTCGCCGTTCAGCGTGATGGCAACGGTGAGGAGGTGGTTTACATCATTGAGGCCAATCCAAGGGCATCGCGCACGGTGCCTTTTGTGGCCAAGGCCACTGGTCAGCCTCTGGCCAGGATCGCCACCCGCCTGATGACTGGAGAAACCCTCGCGGATGTTGGCGTAGTGGAGGAGCCCAAGCCGCCTCTCCAAGCGGTGAAGGAGGCGGTACTGCCTTTCCGTCGTTTCCCTGGCGCCGATTCCCTTCTGGGTCCGGAGATGCGTTCCACCGGCGAGGTGATGGGCTCCGCTGGCGGCTTTGGGATGGCCTATGCCAAGGCGGAACTGGCTGCCGGTGATGGGCTCCCAACGGCCGGCACCGTGTTCCTCTCAACCCATGACCGGGATAAACAGGCCCTGGTTCCCGTCGCTGCACGATTGATTGAACTGGGCTTTCAGCTCACTGCAACGGCCGGCACCGCCAAGGTGCTGAGCGCCGCAGGCTTGCAGGTCACCCCTGTGCTGAAAGTGCATGAAGGTCGTCCCAACATCGAAGACCGGATTCGCTCCGCCGGGGTTCAGCTGGTGATTAACACCCCCATTGGTCGGCAGGCGGCCCATGACGACCGCTACATCCGTCGAGCAGCGCTCGATTACAGCGTGCCAACCGTCACCACCCTGGCCGGAGCGCGGGCAGCGGTGGAGGGGATCGCCGCCCTTCAGCAGCAACAGCTGGAGATTCATGCCCTCCAGGATGTGCATGCTGGCGCGACTGGCCGTTAG
- a CDS encoding DUF3386 domain-containing protein, whose translation MTIATTSLPAQGSDCRDAFRAAYENRYTWDPGFPGYEGRCVWIQAERTVEGSFKVGADLKAAVEGVDDPEVAKAINSQLWEVAIHRVRRSFDQVHGENTFTAGDNSAEGLEVIVGGKNSGDRYRIRDRVVTMVHRHIHGTVVTIHTGSITETGSGYLSHTYTSAYADPATGAPRGGLSRFTDTFVTLPGSGLWVLQERVVAVEAHGETPASEQTFRFLDCQVLQAA comes from the coding sequence GTGACCATTGCCACCACCTCCCTGCCGGCCCAGGGTTCTGACTGCCGCGACGCCTTCCGTGCTGCCTACGAGAATCGCTACACATGGGATCCAGGTTTCCCCGGTTACGAGGGGCGCTGTGTCTGGATCCAGGCAGAGCGCACGGTCGAGGGCTCCTTCAAGGTTGGTGCTGACTTAAAGGCCGCTGTTGAAGGGGTGGATGATCCTGAGGTGGCGAAGGCGATCAACTCCCAGCTCTGGGAGGTGGCGATTCATCGGGTGCGGCGCAGTTTTGATCAGGTGCATGGAGAGAACACCTTCACCGCGGGCGACAACAGTGCCGAAGGGCTGGAAGTGATCGTCGGTGGCAAGAACAGTGGAGATCGCTATCGCATTCGTGATCGCGTCGTGACCATGGTCCATCGCCACATTCATGGAACCGTGGTGACGATTCACACGGGCTCCATCACCGAAACCGGTTCTGGTTATCTCAGTCACACCTACACCAGTGCCTATGCCGATCCCGCCACCGGTGCACCGAGGGGAGGCCTGAGCCGTTTCACCGACACCTTTGTCACCCTTCCGGGTTCTGGACTCTGGGTTCTCCAGGAGCGGGTCGTGGCTGTGGAGGCCCATGGCGAGACTCCCGCCTCCGAACAGACCTTCCGCTTCCTGGATTGCCAGGTTCTTCAGGCAGCTTGA
- a CDS encoding sodium:alanine symporter family protein, translating into MEFLNTLNGWVWGPITLGLIGFTGLYLMVGLRFMPLRRIGFAVRAMVDSIRHTEGEGDVSAFQGLMTALAATIGTGNVAGVATAIGVGGPGAVFWMWLVALLGTATKYGESLLAVHFRETDALGEHVGGPMYAIRHGLGRHWGWLATAFAVFGTLAGFGIGNGVQAHELANALDDYGIPALATGVVMAVITFAVIIGGIERIGRVAAVVVPFMAVLYVLGALMILLGHLAEIPAALGLILRDAFTGEAAAGGVVGVVIQKGIARGVFSNEAGLGTAPIAQAAARPGDPVLQGAVAMLGTVIDTLIICTMTALVIVISGAYGEGLAGVDMTKAAFVWGIPAGDHLVAIATMLFTATTILGWGYYSERCLEFLVGVGAPLRIFRFVWVAVVVIGAVASFETVWTVADILNGLMALPNLVALLLLSPVVFRLTGEYRFSSRQEAE; encoded by the coding sequence ATGGAGTTTCTGAACACTCTGAACGGATGGGTCTGGGGGCCAATCACCCTGGGACTCATCGGGTTCACCGGCCTCTATCTGATGGTGGGGTTGCGGTTCATGCCCCTGCGCCGCATTGGCTTTGCTGTGCGGGCGATGGTTGATTCGATCCGACACACCGAGGGTGAAGGTGATGTGAGTGCGTTTCAGGGCCTGATGACGGCTCTGGCAGCCACAATCGGCACCGGAAATGTGGCTGGTGTTGCCACAGCCATTGGTGTCGGTGGTCCGGGTGCTGTGTTTTGGATGTGGCTTGTGGCCCTCCTGGGTACGGCCACGAAATACGGCGAGTCACTTTTGGCTGTGCATTTCAGGGAAACCGATGCGCTCGGAGAGCATGTCGGTGGGCCGATGTATGCGATCCGTCACGGGCTTGGTCGCCACTGGGGCTGGCTGGCCACCGCCTTTGCTGTCTTCGGAACCCTCGCCGGCTTCGGGATCGGTAATGGGGTGCAGGCCCATGAGCTGGCCAATGCGCTGGATGACTACGGCATCCCTGCCCTGGCCACCGGGGTGGTGATGGCCGTGATCACCTTCGCTGTGATTATTGGCGGTATCGAGCGCATTGGCCGGGTGGCGGCTGTGGTGGTGCCGTTCATGGCCGTGCTCTATGTGCTCGGTGCCCTGATGATCTTGCTCGGCCATCTGGCGGAGATTCCCGCTGCCCTGGGGTTGATTCTTCGTGATGCCTTCACCGGCGAGGCTGCGGCTGGAGGTGTGGTCGGGGTGGTGATTCAAAAGGGCATCGCCCGAGGCGTTTTCTCCAACGAGGCGGGGTTGGGTACAGCTCCGATCGCCCAGGCCGCTGCTCGCCCAGGTGATCCGGTTCTTCAGGGAGCGGTGGCGATGCTTGGCACGGTGATTGACACCTTGATCATCTGCACGATGACGGCTTTGGTCATCGTGATCAGTGGTGCCTATGGCGAAGGGTTGGCTGGTGTTGACATGACCAAGGCCGCCTTTGTCTGGGGGATCCCCGCTGGCGATCATCTCGTTGCTATCGCCACCATGCTGTTCACGGCCACGACGATCCTGGGTTGGGGGTATTACAGCGAACGCTGCTTGGAATTCTTGGTTGGAGTTGGTGCTCCTCTGCGGATCTTCCGCTTCGTTTGGGTTGCGGTTGTGGTGATTGGTGCCGTGGCCAGCTTTGAGACCGTGTGGACCGTCGCCGACATCCTCAACGGGTTGATGGCCCTTCCCAATTTGGTGGCTTTGTTGCTGCTGTCGCCGGTGGTCTTCAGACTCACCGGCGAGTATCGATTCAGTTCTCGTCAGGAAGCGGAGTGA
- a CDS encoding DUF6447 family protein has product MTSSTGDNQNPVLTFEGKRYDLNALPDELKELVRGMQVADAQLRMHEDTLKVLAVGRQSMAMQMNERLKSVTPLPDEN; this is encoded by the coding sequence ATGACTAGCTCCACAGGAGACAACCAAAACCCCGTGCTCACCTTTGAGGGCAAGCGCTACGACCTCAATGCCCTTCCCGATGAGCTCAAGGAACTCGTCCGTGGCATGCAGGTGGCCGATGCCCAGCTGCGGATGCACGAAGACACCCTGAAGGTCTTGGCCGTGGGTCGTCAGTCGATGGCCATGCAAATGAATGAACGCCTCAAGAGCGTCACTCCGCTTCCTGACGAGAACTGA
- a CDS encoding ABC transporter ATP-binding protein, whose product MLKSSEAGFRRLLPLLRPHLRRLILGLLSMAVFVGSWPLLMNLVGRLIPALGSGQLDVVLPVLGVVLVVFLVQKLAQFLQDSLLAGPALQVSQSLRSDLFQRLQRVELGALEKLSAGDLTYRLTEDADRVSEVIYKTLHDTIPSALQLIAVLGYMLWLDWKLTMAIVLLAPLIAWLISLFGARVMAATERSQKKVSELAGLLGEAIEGLPLVRAFAAEPWLQARFEQEIDQHRRARYTTYRLVALQHPVVGIIEVLGIATVLVLAAARISNGDLNSEGLSSYLTGLIVLIDPIAHLTTNYNEFQQGQASLRRLRAIEREPSEAPDPTPALELGRPSGQLTLDRISFAYTPGQPVLDDLSLRIEAGQIVALVGPSGAGKSTLFSLLLRFNTAQQGQLLLDGKDLSRVRARELRQQVALVPQRSSVFSGTIAEAIRFGREASQEQLIEAATLANAHEFIIRLPDGYNTRLEERGTNISGGQLQRVAIARAVLGNPAVLLLDEATSALDAEAEAAVQVGLKQAMNGRTVLVIAHRLATVQEADSIVVLERGRITEQGSHDSLMQRGGRYRELCERQFIRDLQNA is encoded by the coding sequence ATGCTGAAATCCTCTGAAGCCGGATTCCGCAGGTTGCTCCCCCTGCTGCGTCCCCACCTGCGCCGGCTGATCCTGGGGCTCCTGAGCATGGCGGTGTTCGTCGGCAGCTGGCCCCTGCTGATGAACCTGGTGGGCCGCTTGATCCCCGCTCTTGGCTCGGGCCAGCTTGACGTGGTGCTTCCCGTGCTGGGCGTGGTGCTGGTGGTCTTCCTCGTCCAAAAGCTGGCCCAGTTTCTGCAGGACTCTCTTCTGGCCGGACCAGCTCTCCAGGTGAGCCAGTCTCTACGCAGCGACCTGTTTCAGAGGCTGCAACGGGTGGAGCTGGGTGCCCTCGAAAAACTCTCTGCTGGGGATCTCACCTACCGACTCACCGAAGATGCCGATCGGGTCAGTGAGGTCATCTACAAGACCCTCCACGACACCATCCCCAGCGCCCTGCAGCTCATAGCCGTGCTCGGCTACATGCTCTGGCTTGACTGGAAGCTCACGATGGCCATCGTGCTGCTTGCCCCATTGATCGCCTGGCTGATCAGCCTGTTTGGTGCGCGAGTGATGGCTGCAACTGAACGAAGCCAGAAGAAAGTCAGCGAGCTCGCAGGCCTGCTCGGAGAAGCGATCGAAGGACTCCCACTGGTGCGTGCCTTTGCAGCCGAACCCTGGCTCCAGGCACGGTTCGAGCAGGAGATCGATCAGCACCGCAGGGCCCGCTACACCACTTACCGCTTGGTGGCCCTTCAGCATCCCGTTGTCGGAATCATCGAAGTCCTCGGCATCGCCACAGTGCTCGTGCTTGCTGCAGCAAGGATCAGCAATGGAGATCTCAACAGTGAGGGCTTGAGCAGCTATCTCACAGGGCTGATCGTGCTGATCGATCCGATTGCCCACCTGACCACGAACTACAACGAATTTCAGCAGGGTCAAGCGTCGTTGCGTCGGTTACGTGCCATCGAGCGAGAGCCATCCGAAGCGCCGGATCCAACTCCTGCGCTTGAGCTCGGACGCCCCAGCGGCCAGCTGACCCTGGATCGGATCTCTTTTGCTTACACACCTGGTCAACCAGTTCTTGATGATCTGAGCCTCAGGATCGAGGCCGGGCAGATCGTTGCACTCGTGGGCCCTTCCGGAGCTGGCAAGAGCACGCTGTTTTCACTGCTGCTGCGTTTCAACACAGCTCAACAAGGGCAACTGCTTCTTGATGGCAAGGACTTGTCCCGAGTGCGGGCGAGGGAGCTGCGTCAACAGGTGGCCTTGGTTCCTCAGCGCAGCAGCGTCTTCTCTGGAACGATTGCCGAAGCGATCCGATTCGGCCGGGAGGCGAGCCAGGAGCAACTGATCGAAGCCGCCACCCTGGCCAATGCCCACGAGTTCATCATCCGGCTACCTGACGGCTACAACACCCGACTCGAGGAGCGAGGCACCAACATCTCCGGCGGCCAGCTGCAGCGGGTGGCCATCGCTCGAGCCGTTCTTGGCAATCCCGCCGTCCTCCTGTTGGACGAAGCCACTAGCGCCCTGGATGCCGAAGCCGAGGCTGCCGTGCAGGTGGGCCTGAAACAAGCGATGAACGGACGCACCGTTCTGGTGATCGCCCACCGACTGGCCACCGTGCAAGAGGCCGATTCGATCGTCGTGCTGGAACGGGGTCGGATCACTGAACAGGGAAGCCATGACTCCCTGATGCAGAGGGGTGGCCGGTACCGGGAGCTCTGTGAACGCCAGTTCATCCGCGATCTGCAGAACGCTTGA
- a CDS encoding RNA-binding S4 domain-containing protein — protein MRLDQFLKWQGWVGTGGEAKLRIQAGDVSVNGAIETRRGRQLQPGDRIRMGADEATMEPQQQVGP, from the coding sequence ATGAGGCTGGATCAATTCCTCAAATGGCAGGGCTGGGTTGGGACTGGAGGTGAGGCCAAGCTGCGGATTCAGGCTGGTGATGTATCGGTGAATGGCGCCATTGAGACCCGGCGCGGCCGTCAGCTGCAGCCTGGTGATCGCATCAGAATGGGCGCCGATGAGGCCACGATGGAACCTCAGCAGCAGGTCGGGCCGTAA
- the tpiA gene encoding triose-phosphate isomerase, with the protein MRKPVIAGNWKMHMTCAQARDWLAAFLPLISDTPDDRHLVVAPPFTAISTLSDLTKGSKLELSSQNVHWEGEGAFTGEISPSMLQEHGVTYAIVGHSEPRKYFSESDEQINHRARSAQSHGLIPIVCVGESDEQRTRGEAERVIRRQVEQGLEGLDPATLVVAYEPIWAIGTGKTCEASEANRICGLIRSWVGSPDLIIQYGGSVKPANIDQLMAMSDIDGVLVGGASLDPESFGRIANYQIT; encoded by the coding sequence GTGCGCAAACCGGTGATCGCTGGCAACTGGAAGATGCACATGACCTGTGCCCAGGCCAGGGACTGGCTGGCTGCGTTCTTGCCCTTGATCAGTGACACCCCGGATGACCGCCATTTGGTGGTGGCGCCACCGTTCACAGCGATCTCCACGCTCTCAGACCTCACCAAGGGCTCGAAGCTCGAACTCTCCAGCCAGAACGTTCACTGGGAGGGTGAAGGGGCTTTTACAGGTGAGATCTCACCCAGCATGCTTCAGGAGCATGGGGTGACCTATGCCATCGTCGGCCACAGCGAGCCACGCAAATACTTCAGCGAGAGCGATGAACAGATCAACCATCGCGCCCGCTCGGCCCAGTCCCATGGACTGATCCCCATCGTTTGTGTGGGTGAAAGTGACGAGCAACGCACTCGGGGCGAAGCCGAGCGCGTGATTCGCAGGCAGGTGGAGCAGGGGTTGGAGGGGCTGGATCCTGCGACGCTGGTTGTTGCTTACGAGCCGATCTGGGCCATTGGCACCGGCAAGACTTGTGAGGCCAGTGAGGCGAACCGAATCTGTGGCCTCATCAGAAGCTGGGTGGGATCCCCCGATCTGATCATTCAGTACGGAGGGTCTGTGAAGCCGGCGAACATCGATCAGCTGATGGCGATGAGCGATATCGACGGTGTGTTGGTGGGTGGTGCCTCCCTTGATCCTGAGAGCTTCGGCCGCATCGCTAATTACCAGATCACCTGA
- the folP gene encoding dihydropteroate synthase, with amino-acid sequence MRWPNGWGRRPAVMGVLNITPDSFSDGGRYFDPSAALSQGQAMVKAGADLLDLGAQSTRPGAEEVGASVEIARLIPVLKALRDRCPELILSVDTFLAPVAEAALAAGADWINDISGGRRDPGMLPLIASTGCPFVLMHSRGDSQTMDALTDYGVEGVVQGVIRELRIDTERALAAGVTQEQLLWDPGLGFAKTTEQNLELIRHLERLTDQGIPVLLGPSRKRFIGAVLDEPRPRARLWGTAAVCSRAVSAGVAVLRVHDVGPIRQIADMSAAIRPVKEHHVTTPNPSL; translated from the coding sequence ATGCGCTGGCCTAATGGCTGGGGGCGGCGTCCGGCTGTGATGGGCGTGTTGAACATCACGCCCGATTCTTTTAGTGATGGAGGCCGTTATTTCGACCCCTCAGCGGCTCTATCCCAGGGGCAAGCGATGGTCAAGGCAGGGGCTGATCTCTTGGATCTTGGTGCTCAGAGCACCCGTCCCGGAGCTGAAGAGGTTGGAGCCAGTGTCGAGATTGCAAGGCTGATCCCCGTGCTCAAAGCCCTGCGTGACCGCTGCCCTGAGCTGATCCTTTCGGTGGATACGTTCTTAGCACCTGTAGCTGAGGCGGCCCTTGCCGCCGGTGCCGACTGGATCAATGACATCAGCGGTGGGCGCCGTGATCCCGGGATGTTGCCTCTGATCGCTTCCACCGGTTGCCCTTTTGTGTTGATGCATTCCCGCGGCGACAGCCAGACCATGGATGCGTTGACGGACTACGGAGTTGAGGGTGTGGTGCAGGGTGTGATCAGAGAGCTTCGGATTGATACGGAGCGGGCGCTTGCAGCAGGGGTGACACAGGAACAATTGCTCTGGGATCCGGGCCTTGGCTTCGCAAAGACCACGGAGCAAAACCTTGAGCTCATCAGGCACCTAGAGCGACTCACTGACCAGGGGATCCCCGTCTTGCTCGGACCATCGCGCAAGCGCTTCATCGGGGCTGTCCTTGACGAACCCAGGCCTAGAGCTCGCCTATGGGGTACGGCTGCAGTGTGTTCTCGGGCTGTGTCGGCCGGTGTGGCGGTGCTGAGGGTCCATGATGTTGGCCCGATCCGCCAAATTGCGGACATGTCCGCTGCCATCAGGCCGGTCAAGGAACACCATGTCACCACGCCTAACCCTTCTCTTTGA
- a CDS encoding thiol-disulfide oxidoreductase DCC family protein: MSPRLTLLFDGGCPLCVREVNFLRRRDRKELIRFVDIDSPDYEPSLWGGITYRQAMSRIHAIEADGTVLKDVAVFRSAYRLIGLGWLYAPTNWPVIGPIVDGVYGLWASQRLKLTGRPDLDNLCGCRDRE; encoded by the coding sequence ATGTCACCACGCCTAACCCTTCTCTTTGATGGCGGCTGCCCGCTCTGCGTGCGTGAAGTGAATTTTCTGCGACGACGCGATCGCAAAGAATTGATCCGTTTCGTGGATATCGACAGTCCTGATTACGAGCCATCGCTGTGGGGTGGAATCACCTACCGCCAGGCGATGAGCAGGATTCATGCGATCGAAGCCGATGGAACGGTTCTGAAGGATGTGGCGGTGTTTCGCAGCGCCTACCGTTTGATCGGCCTTGGCTGGTTGTATGCCCCAACCAATTGGCCCGTGATAGGCCCAATCGTGGATGGAGTGTATGGGCTGTGGGCATCCCAGCGACTGAAACTCACAGGCAGGCCCGATCTCGACAACCTGTGTGGCTGCCGAGACCGGGAGTAG